One Phaseolus vulgaris cultivar G19833 chromosome 4, P. vulgaris v2.0, whole genome shotgun sequence DNA window includes the following coding sequences:
- the LOC137838395 gene encoding uncharacterized protein: MLGKGKLAELRAIARSHKLAAGSQTVPNSVVEIVVAQGKTPPQGPTPSGALPAPQRKKLVLRKPKRKTPQVVQEEEEDEEITEDGLVTKRTRVAPSSPPAIQTPTPPSPPALQPPVQATPLAAAPPVVENSDPNFIENPPSASTPFVSAGEGPPSTTSIAGAVPGGDEGAHNSPILITESPTSPPRQEAPLALQTQEGGGESQHQAPPAPPPATTSSLPPSIEEILGPFTAKLKMMAEDLPLIVSKAVKDSNKKLQDENFALKESNRLIRIEAEKLSCNLMMAEIDHSRLEDAMDTELRGARKEASDLRQKLYLQAQDKIELESKLVPYRLKVANLEAAMKADATKVENLEKRSADREVLLGKVEKERDNTIAEIAKAREEATKIAAELAQARVEGKKVAEDLARAREETEELKKQAQELDQSTAQVLTAGFDAALEQVACQYPELDLSMVSICNEVVDGKIVPSEDYLHSSITFFLVKTLYVIPLLMYLITFVFKLE, translated from the coding sequence ATGTTGGGAAAAGGTAAActggctgaactgagggcgatcgcccgatctcACAAGCTGGCGGCAggctcccaaaccgtgcccaactcggtggtggagatcgtcgTTGCTCAAGGCAAGACTCCTCCTCAAGGTCCAACTCCTTCGGGGGCACTACCCGCCCCACAAAGAAAAAAGCTAGTCCtgaggaaacccaagaggaaaacccctcaagtggtgCAAGAAGAAGAGGAGGATGAAGAaatcaccgaggatggccttgttaccaaaagaacaagggtggccccctcttcaccacctgcaatccaaacaccaacaccgccctcacctccagctctacaaccaccagtccaagcgacgCCCTTAGCCGCCGCACCCCCCGTGGTTGAAAACAGTGACCCCaacttcatagagaaccctccaagcgcctccacgccattcgtatctgctggagagggtcctccttcaaccacctctattgctggggccgtaccaggaggagatgagggtgctcacaactcgccaATACTTATAACAGAATCTCcgacctcaccaccacgccaagaagccccccttgcCCTTCAAAcccaagagggtggtggtgaaagtcagcaccaagctcctccagcacctccaccagcaaCAACTTCAAGCCTCCCACCCTCCATCGAAGAGATCTTGGGGCCCTTCACCgctaaactgaagatgatggcggaggatctcCCCTTGATTGTATCGAAGGCTGTGAAGGACTCCAAcaagaagctccaagatgagaatTTCGCGCTGAAGGAGTCGAACCGCctgataaggattgaggcggaaaagctttcttgcaacctgatgatggcggagatcgaccattcaaggctggaggatgCCATGGACACTGAGCTAAGGGgcgcgcgcaaggaggcctccgatctgcgccaaaaactgTACCTCCAAGCTCAAGATAAGATCGAGTTGGAGAGCAAACTGGTCccttacaggctcaaggtggccaacttggaggctgcaatgaaagcagatgcgaccaaggtggaaaaccttgaaaaaaggtcagcagatcgggaggttctcctcGGGAAGGTCGAAAAGGAGAGGGACAACACCATTGCTGAGATCGCCAAAGCTCGAGAGGAGGCCACGAAGatcgctgcagagctggcccaggctcGGGTAGAAGGcaaaaaggttgctgaagaccttgctcGAGCTCGTGAGGAaactgaagagctgaagaaacaagcACAAGAGCTCGATCAAAGCACTGCCCAAGTCCTCACCGCCGGCTTTGACGCCGCTCTGGAGCAAGTCGCATGCCAataccccgagctcgacctctccatggtatcgatctgcaacgaggtggtggatgggaagattgttccttctgaagattatTTGCACTCTTCCATCACCTTTTTCCTTGTAAAAACTTTATATGTAATTCCTCTGCTTATGTACTTGATCACATTCGTGTTCAAACTTGAGTAG